TGCCCTGGATCAGCACCCTTGCAAAGCCATTGTAACCTAATGGATGTCTTTTAATTACAGTCCTTACACGCCTGTCGTAATATTTGATCTTGCCAATATCCGCAGCGTCCGGCATTTTGATCTCAACCGGTAACCCGCCGTGCCCAATGCATCTGCCATAAACAACCGGCCCTTTCCCATTTTTGACCATATCATAGATGACAAGCCGGTGATCATGCCCCCAGATCCATACTACCGGCCTGTCGGCTTCGCCCAGCAATTCCCTGATCTGCTCACCAGGCTTAGGATACTCCTCCCGGAATGCGGATAAATAAGGATGATGACTTAAAAAAACAAGGCCTCTTTTATCTTCGGGATCTCCCAGTTTTACAACATCACGCAGCCACTCAACCTGCTCTTTTTTAAGGTGGCAATCCGGGGGAGAAATAATCTCAAGCAGCGGGCGGCCCACAGAAGTATATGCCGTGTCAATGCCTATAATCCGCCAATCTGAGTTTTCAAGACAAAAGAAACCGGCTTGCTGTGTTTTTTTCACTTCTCCATCCATCGCATACATTGCCGGCAGTAAATGCTGGAAGTAAGCATTTCCGTTTGAATACATTTCATGATTTCCCGACAATGCAAGGCTACCCGATGCGCCGTAATACCAGGAAGCATACGGCGCTGTAAAGTTTTCCTCCACTTCTTTCGGTGTACCCACGAAGTAAATATCGCCCATGTGAATAGTGTAATCGGGTGCATGTCTGGAAACCAGATTGGCCACCTTGTCTGCCTCGGCGGTATCGCTTGCCCAGTCGGAAAGCAACGCTATGCTTATCTCTGCGCGGGTCGGAATGGAAGATTGCATATTATAAATGCCAGTATCGCCATTTCGCGGATATGCCTGGTAAGGATGCCGCGGGCCAAAGCGACTGCGTATATAATGCCATGCAAAATCAATCAGATTGGTTTTGAAGAACTCAGAAATTACATTGTTCGCCGACGCCGTGTCTTTTACACGTTTCTCATACAGGTCCAGCTGTGTCTTAGCGTGGTTTTCAGCTTCGCTGTGACCTAGATCCAGGTATTTTTCAGCTCTTTCTTTGGGAGATTCAGGCATAAATGATCAGCACTATTGAAATATGGCTTGCTCTAAAAATATATTGCCAGAGAGGCGGGTCAAAGGATGTTTCGCAATAAAACAATTATCAGGCAAATCCCGGCAGATTGAGTCATTTTATCGTTTGAACATCCATACAGGCCGCTGGCATTTTAGGAGTTGAAAATCATTTGTGATACCATTACCTTTCCGCAAAAAATTTTAACTAACAGATCAGATGAAAAAAATTGCTATTATCTGTGTAATGCTGCTTGTGTGTAACGCAGTCACTGCTCAAACCAGCTTTTCGAGGTATGTTAAAGAATGGGAACGTGCCAGAGAGTATACGAAAGAATACCTCGAAGCTATGCCGGAAGATGGATATGCATTCAAACCGACTCCTGAGATCCGCTCGTTTGCCAGCCAGATGTATCACCTTGCAGACGCAAACCTGGCTTTTGTTTCAAGTGCGACCGGAAAGAAAAGTCCGATCGAAGGCTCAGCAGAGAAAATGACCGACCAGTCAAAAGCAGCTGTGACAAAAGTGGTATTGGAAAGTTATGATTTTGTAATTGCTGCATTAAAAGGAATGACAGAAGCAGAATGGAAGAAAAACGTGAAGGTTTTCGGTTTTGAAATGACAATGGAAAATGCCTTTGAAAAAGCTTTCGAGCACCAGACACACCATCGCGGACAAACCACAGTTTACATTCGGCTGAAAGGAGCCACGCCGCCAAAGGAGAAATTGCTGTAACATGAAAAAGGGCCAAACCGGCCCTTTTTGCTATACTATGCTTTCGCTTTTGATTTCAGATTATAAATGTTCAGAGCGAGGAAGCTGTAAAATTTCATGACAAAACCCGGGATTACAAAGTCCCTGATCACTTCTTTCCGGCGCTCCGGCGCGGGATTTCCCAGAGAAAGATATTTGAGCGCGTATTTCAGCCGTGGCCAGTAAGTATGCCCATATTCTTTGGAAAACAGCAATTTGTAATAATAAATGGAAATGTTCTTTTTGATCCGGTCATCATATTTGTACCCCAGCTCTTTGTTGATATTGGAATACATTTGAATCCGGTTGAAGAGGAAATCGGCACCATAGTGGTTGTCTGCAAAACTTGCACCGCCCCGGTTCTTGCGGTATACGGACATTTCTTCGTTAATATATCCGATCGGGCCGCGTGTCGCCAGCATGATATTGCGCGGAATATCACCGCTGGTAGAAAGATTAGTCCACTCAGGATCAGGATGTTTCGCAAAATCCTCTCTTCTGAACATCAGGCTCGAAGTTGCTATAAAACAGAGTTCATCCTCCCCGATCAGATCATCGACAGTAACCTCCGGCTTATTCAGCGTGTTGACCAGATAAGGAGGCGCAGCATTATCGTCA
This Dyadobacter sp. UC 10 DNA region includes the following protein-coding sequences:
- a CDS encoding metallophosphoesterase family protein, giving the protein MPESPKERAEKYLDLGHSEAENHAKTQLDLYEKRVKDTASANNVISEFFKTNLIDFAWHYIRSRFGPRHPYQAYPRNGDTGIYNMQSSIPTRAEISIALLSDWASDTAEADKVANLVSRHAPDYTIHMGDIYFVGTPKEVEENFTAPYASWYYGASGSLALSGNHEMYSNGNAYFQHLLPAMYAMDGEVKKTQQAGFFCLENSDWRIIGIDTAYTSVGRPLLEIISPPDCHLKKEQVEWLRDVVKLGDPEDKRGLVFLSHHPYLSAFREEYPKPGEQIRELLGEADRPVVWIWGHDHRLVIYDMVKNGKGPVVYGRCIGHGGLPVEIKMPDAADIGKIKYYDRRVRTVIKRHPLGYNGFARVLIQGRELKIEYRDLEDTSVYEESWEVDKQTGQLSWKVIHAIPELAIR
- a CDS encoding glycosyltransferase family 2 protein, with protein sequence MSDMIKVSVCVVTYNHEKFVAKTLDSILMQQTTFPFEIVVGDDNSKDNTAAILKEYQQRYPDKIRLLLHPRNMGLNGKFNALSTFAAAKGEYIAQFDGDDYLTSPHKLQKQVEMLDANPHYSACYHNARVIFDDNAAPPYLVNTLNKPEVTVDDLIGEDELCFIATSSLMFRREDFAKHPDPEWTNLSTSGDIPRNIMLATRGPIGYINEEMSVYRKNRGGASFADNHYGADFLFNRIQMYSNINKELGYKYDDRIKKNISIYYYKLLFSKEYGHTYWPRLKYALKYLSLGNPAPERRKEVIRDFVIPGFVMKFYSFLALNIYNLKSKAKA
- a CDS encoding DinB family protein; protein product: MKKIAIICVMLLVCNAVTAQTSFSRYVKEWERAREYTKEYLEAMPEDGYAFKPTPEIRSFASQMYHLADANLAFVSSATGKKSPIEGSAEKMTDQSKAAVTKVVLESYDFVIAALKGMTEAEWKKNVKVFGFEMTMENAFEKAFEHQTHHRGQTTVYIRLKGATPPKEKLL